The proteins below come from a single Necator americanus strain Aroian chromosome V, whole genome shotgun sequence genomic window:
- a CDS encoding hypothetical protein (NECATOR_CHRV.G18921.T1): protein MTSVRRLSQTGFLHRFEGHDFWCITVRIAYTHIRRLETLTDFLYRSPLHVRPLLRSKPIHKSSEILIVAETEHFHRFGYSYMFSWLVVAHDIAGYVQLRKRCMGNRQSGYAKRTAAGADAPEIVDGSNYSSLDSKTGSSTSDLSTFDTSLDEGVMETGVCSTSSEEEYGDHEMSDVDEVQKVVAEHNSAALRMEFNNLEEGWDSEFSTVSPSEMTTTDQSALPSPLTNQSTPFRLPVEKASKATTECPETTSSNAAESTCSSSSSSLNSMDTWYGLPSLIETSIKSRLEAFAKPGLDDELWIAKTHSYFDNEATYKHKPKKAALGRRLRIGALQKKSWTSMMREMALRHPLPVNPAPFPLSKAMDDLKLRPEKRFVIQAN, encoded by the exons atgacatcagtacgccgattaagtcaa ACCGGATTCCTACATAGGTTTGAAGGCCATGATTTCTGGTGCATAACTGTGAGAATAGCTTACACTCATATCAGGAGGTTGGAGACGCTCACTGACTTTTTGTACAGAAGTCCCCTACACGTTCGTCCATTACTGAG ATCAAAGCCTATTCACAAGAGTTCGGAAATTTTGATCGTAGCTGAAACGGAGCACTTCCATCGGTTCGGATACAGTTACATGTTTTCATGGTTAGTGGTGGCG CATGATATAGCTGGGTACGTTCAGTTGAGAAAGCGGTGCATGGGAAACCGGCAGAGCGGTTACGCGAAACGAACAGCCGCTGGTGCTGACGCGCCAGAAATTGTG GACGGCTCAAATTATTCTTCGCTCGACTCCAAGACTGGCAGCTCTACCTCAGATCTCAGTACCTTCGATACTTCACTCGATGAAGGTGTAATGGAAACAGG GGTATGCAGTACAAGTTCTGAGGAAGAATATGGTGACCACGAAATGTCTGATGT AGATGAAGTACAGAAGGTTGTTGCTGAGCACAACTCTGCGGCACTGAGGATGGAGTTCAACAATCTTGAGGAaggatg GGATTCCGAATTCTCAACTGTGTCACCAAGTGAAATGACTACAACGGATCAATCAGCACTACCCTCTCCTCTCACGAATCAATCCACACCCTTCCGACTTCCTGTTGAAAAAGCATCTAAAGCCACTACAGAATGTCCAGAGACAACCAGCTCAAACG CTGCCGAAAGTACGtgctcatcatcatcatcgtctCTCAACTCCATGGACACATGGTATGGACTACCGAGTCTTATCGAGACATCAATAAAAAGCCGCCTTG agGCATTTGCAAAACCAGGACTGGACGATGAATTATGGATTGCAAAGACACACAGCTACTTTGACAACGAAGCGACATACAAGCATAAGCCAAAG aaagccGCATTGGGAAGGCGCCTCCGAATAGGTGCTCTGCAGAAGAAAAGTTGGACGTCAATGATGCGAGAG
- a CDS encoding hypothetical protein (NECATOR_CHRV.G18922.T1), translated as MVFFIILMFGIFPTLATEDTPHVTELLTEEGEKTCEPLHDGISEEFRKGLQDAVSKALPGLNPEYDCNLEYMARQNFSDSVVEDSNFRNDLQMDETSYEGDEDNLIEQAFNAWGPKFEKIKDVDKKEKYGCYYGRKGTGLTQSRIVCLFV; from the exons ATGGTGTTCTTCATAATCCTGATGTTTGGA ATTTTTCCGACTTTGGCAACCGAAGATACACCGCATGTAACGGAATTGCTAACAGAGGAGGGCGAAAAAACATGCGAACCATTACATGACGGGATTTCAGAGGAGTTCCGAAAGGGGTTACAGGACGCAGTTTCTAAGGCGCTACCAGGTCTTAATCCG GAATACGACTGTAACTTGGAATATATGGCCCGTCAAAATTTTAGCGACAGCGTCGTCGAAGACTCTAATTTTAGAAACGATTTGCAAATGGATGAAACAAGTTATGAAGG TGATGAAGACAATCTTATTGAACAAGCCTTCAATGCGTGGGGGCCAAAATTCGAGAAG ATAAAGGATGTGgacaaaaaggagaaatatgGCTGTTACTATGGAAGGAAAGGAACTGGATTGACGCAATCAAGAATTGTTTGCCTATTTGTTTGA